A portion of the Chromobacterium sp. IIBBL 290-4 genome contains these proteins:
- a CDS encoding peroxiredoxin encodes MTGTPCPDFTLPGTAGADFTLAASRKPLVIYFYPKDNTPGCTNESMAFRDLHAEFAALGAEIVGISRDSLKSHHNFKAKLELPFELLSDGEETACNLFGVIKMKNMYGKQVRGIERSTFVIDKQGNVAREWRGVKVPGHAEEVLAYVKTL; translated from the coding sequence ATGACAGGCACACCCTGCCCCGACTTCACCCTGCCCGGCACCGCCGGCGCCGATTTCACGCTTGCCGCCAGCCGCAAACCGCTGGTGATCTACTTCTATCCCAAGGACAACACGCCCGGCTGCACCAATGAGAGCATGGCTTTCCGCGATCTGCACGCGGAGTTCGCCGCCCTGGGCGCCGAGATCGTCGGCATCTCCCGCGACAGCCTGAAATCCCACCACAACTTCAAGGCCAAACTGGAGTTGCCGTTCGAGCTGCTGTCCGACGGCGAGGAAACCGCCTGCAATCTGTTTGGCGTCATCAAGATGAAAAACATGTACGGCAAACAGGTGCGCGGCATAGAGCGCAGCACTTTCGTCATCGACAAACAAGGCAATGTGGCGCGCGAATGGCGCGGCGTCAAAGTGCCCGGTCACGCGGAGGAGGTTCTGGCGTACGTCAAAACGCTGTAA
- a CDS encoding Y-family DNA polymerase, producing MSAFALVDGNSFYASCERVFRPDLIGKPIVVLSNNDGCVVAASAEAKALGLKMFGPYFEIADQCREYGVTVFSSNYALYGDMSRRMMAILADFAPRQEIYSIDECFLQLDGLEDKQERARAMRENIWRRIGIPACVGIGPSKTLAKLANHLAKKHAEHGGVFSWEGRPEPEIDALLAAIPVGKVWGVGPRLAPRLAEELEITSALELKRADPRLIQRSFGVTLERTARELAGVSCLALADIAPPRQQIISSRSFGEKAARLETLASAVSFHVAHAAEKLRAQQSVASLIAISIRTSPHQEDPYRGYTVIPLSPATDDTLALTRAALNGLRQIFRPGRRYLKAGIVLLELAPRALRQTDLFSEPVDPRRAQLMKTLDAINQAHGRGKIKLASEALTADWEMRKDQRSPCYTTDIRQLLEVR from the coding sequence ATGAGCGCCTTCGCCCTGGTCGACGGGAATTCTTTTTACGCCAGCTGCGAGCGGGTGTTCCGGCCCGACCTGATAGGCAAACCCATCGTCGTGCTCAGCAACAACGACGGCTGCGTGGTGGCGGCCAGCGCCGAGGCCAAGGCGCTGGGTCTGAAAATGTTCGGTCCTTATTTCGAAATCGCCGACCAATGCCGCGAATACGGCGTAACCGTCTTTTCCAGCAATTACGCGCTATACGGCGACATGAGCCGGCGCATGATGGCCATCCTGGCCGACTTCGCGCCGCGGCAGGAAATCTATTCGATTGACGAATGTTTCTTGCAACTGGACGGACTGGAAGACAAGCAAGAACGCGCCAGAGCGATGCGCGAAAACATCTGGCGGCGGATAGGCATCCCCGCCTGCGTCGGCATCGGCCCCAGCAAAACGCTGGCCAAGCTGGCCAACCACCTTGCCAAAAAACATGCCGAGCACGGCGGCGTTTTCAGCTGGGAAGGCCGGCCGGAACCCGAAATCGACGCGCTGCTGGCCGCCATCCCCGTCGGCAAAGTCTGGGGCGTGGGCCCGCGCCTGGCTCCCAGGCTGGCGGAAGAGCTGGAAATCACCAGCGCGCTGGAACTGAAGCGGGCCGACCCCAGACTGATACAGCGCAGTTTCGGCGTCACGCTGGAGCGCACCGCGCGCGAGCTGGCCGGCGTCAGCTGCCTCGCCTTGGCGGACATCGCGCCGCCGCGGCAGCAGATCATCTCCAGCCGCTCTTTCGGCGAAAAAGCCGCCCGGCTGGAAACGCTGGCCTCGGCCGTCAGCTTCCATGTCGCCCACGCGGCGGAGAAACTGCGCGCCCAGCAAAGCGTAGCCAGTCTGATCGCAATCAGCATCCGCACCAGCCCGCACCAGGAAGATCCTTATCGGGGCTACACCGTCATCCCGTTGAGCCCCGCCACCGATGACACCTTGGCGCTGACCCGCGCCGCGCTCAACGGCCTGCGCCAGATTTTCCGCCCCGGCCGCCGCTACCTGAAAGCCGGCATTGTTTTGCTCGAGCTAGCCCCGCGCGCGCTGCGCCAGACCGACCTTTTCTCCGAGCCCGTCGATCCGCGCCGGGCGCAATTGATGAAAACGCTGGACGCCATCAACCAAGCGCATGGCCGCGGCAAGATCAAGCTGGCCAGCGAGGCGCTGACCGCGGACTGGGAAATGCGCAAGGACCAGCGCTCGCCCTGCTACACCACAGACATCCGACAGTTGCTTGAAGTCAGGTAA
- a CDS encoding hybrid sensor histidine kinase/response regulator, with product MANPRSDGKRLSVLLVDDSDINHMVVASLVEGQDIELDFAIHGAEALQKLRDASQPYHLILMDLQMPVMDGYAATHAIRHALKLATPVIALSASHQASEVQHCIQVGMNGFLSKPIDGEKLLAVFDSIRGRAAAPAPAATAAPLSASLLRLDNLNALHDIAPTKLTNALRDAMANSRVDFEQAHRLWQNGELEAAARLVHKYRGSLGTFVHAAFVERTLALENAILGAEPDLEERFAEFRASLAELFNQLQQWLDKHSG from the coding sequence ATGGCAAACCCTCGATCCGATGGCAAGCGCCTGAGCGTGCTGCTGGTTGACGACAGCGACATCAATCATATGGTGGTGGCCAGCCTGGTAGAGGGCCAGGACATCGAACTTGATTTCGCCATCCATGGCGCGGAAGCTTTGCAAAAACTGCGCGACGCCAGCCAGCCTTACCATTTGATCCTGATGGACCTGCAAATGCCGGTGATGGACGGCTATGCCGCCACGCACGCCATCCGGCATGCCTTGAAGCTGGCGACGCCCGTCATCGCGCTGAGCGCGTCGCATCAGGCCAGCGAGGTGCAGCACTGCATCCAGGTCGGCATGAATGGCTTCCTCAGCAAGCCTATCGATGGCGAGAAGCTCCTGGCCGTGTTCGATAGCATACGGGGCAGGGCCGCAGCCCCCGCGCCGGCGGCGACAGCCGCGCCCCTCTCCGCCAGCCTGCTCCGTCTAGACAACTTGAATGCCTTGCACGATATCGCCCCGACCAAACTGACGAACGCCTTGCGCGATGCGATGGCCAATAGCCGCGTGGACTTCGAACAGGCCCACCGGCTGTGGCAAAACGGGGAGCTGGAGGCCGCCGCCCGCCTGGTGCACAAATACCGCGGCTCGCTCGGCACCTTTGTCCACGCCGCCTTCGTCGAGCGCACCCTGGCGCTGGAAAACGCCATTCTGGGAGCCGAACCCGATCTGGAGGAACGGTTCGCCGAGTTCCGCGCCAGCCTGGCCGAGTTGTTCAATCAATTGCAACAATGGCTGGACAAGCATTCCGGCTAG
- a CDS encoding LexA family transcriptional regulator yields MLHPARLLPPHQSQTLPLVDASVRAGFPSPAEGYAHEPIDLYAHLVQDPQATFMVRVAGDSMSGAGIDEGDLLIVDKGLTPLHGDIVVAAVDGEFTVKRLRMERGWHALQAENPAYPTLYPAEGQEWLIWGVVTACVKKFR; encoded by the coding sequence ATGCTCCACCCCGCCCGCCTCCTTCCGCCACATCAAAGCCAGACCTTGCCGCTGGTCGATGCCAGCGTTCGCGCCGGCTTCCCTTCTCCGGCGGAAGGCTATGCCCATGAACCCATAGACTTGTACGCCCATCTGGTGCAAGACCCGCAAGCCACCTTCATGGTCCGGGTGGCGGGCGATTCCATGTCTGGCGCAGGCATAGACGAAGGCGACCTGCTGATCGTGGACAAGGGGCTGACGCCGCTCCACGGCGACATCGTGGTGGCCGCGGTGGACGGCGAGTTCACCGTCAAACGCTTGCGCATGGAACGAGGCTGGCACGCCTTGCAAGCGGAAAACCCCGCCTACCCCACGCTTTACCCCGCAGAGGGCCAGGAATGGCTGATCTGGGGCGTCGTCACCGCCTGCGTGAAGAAATTCCGATGA
- a CDS encoding PleD family two-component system response regulator, whose protein sequence is MGKHKILVVDDDPIVIQIMQMLFDETLEVICASNGDEGLHAVAGHGPDIVLLDIQMDGMDGYEACRRIRLLDLDSQPYVIFVSAHCDPVQRLAAYSVGGEDFVSKPLQPEELVRKVDQALRLRREINDLRSQAQGAMSVAMSAMTDSSALGVCLQYFRQLFSVPNEAQLMEVTLRTMDEFGLNGAVQLRMRNGETKTLNSEKKINPMEMLLLQDLSADRQHIVSYGTRTAFNYGQVSVLIKNMPVDDIERYGKLKDYLALVAEGAAERMNALEKEGLADMLAFARGTINTISHSYQRQQGATRALFDKMREEFEDALMYLGLSEAQEGALIEIISKTNLEVDQLYSSGLALDEHMSALYAKLGGEEPTGQDQS, encoded by the coding sequence ATGGGGAAACACAAGATTCTGGTGGTGGATGACGATCCTATTGTGATCCAGATCATGCAAATGCTGTTCGACGAGACGCTGGAGGTGATCTGCGCCAGCAATGGCGACGAGGGCTTGCATGCTGTAGCCGGGCATGGGCCGGACATTGTGCTGCTGGACATCCAGATGGACGGCATGGACGGCTATGAAGCTTGCCGGCGGATCCGTCTGCTGGATCTGGATAGCCAGCCCTATGTGATCTTTGTTTCCGCCCACTGCGATCCGGTGCAGCGGCTGGCGGCCTATAGCGTCGGCGGCGAGGATTTCGTGAGCAAGCCGCTGCAGCCGGAAGAACTGGTGCGCAAGGTGGACCAGGCCCTGCGCCTGCGCCGGGAGATCAATGATTTGCGCAGCCAGGCGCAGGGCGCGATGTCGGTGGCGATGTCGGCGATGACCGACAGCAGCGCGCTGGGCGTGTGTCTGCAATATTTCCGCCAGCTGTTCAGCGTGCCTAACGAGGCGCAACTGATGGAGGTGACGTTGCGGACCATGGACGAGTTCGGCCTCAACGGTGCGGTGCAATTGCGCATGCGGAACGGCGAAACCAAGACGCTGAACTCAGAGAAGAAAATCAACCCGATGGAGATGCTGCTGCTGCAGGATCTATCCGCCGACCGGCAGCATATCGTGTCCTATGGCACCCGCACCGCCTTCAATTACGGCCAGGTCTCCGTGCTGATCAAAAACATGCCGGTGGACGATATCGAACGTTACGGCAAGCTCAAGGATTATCTGGCCCTGGTCGCCGAGGGCGCGGCGGAAAGAATGAACGCGCTGGAAAAGGAAGGCTTGGCCGATATGCTCGCCTTCGCCCGCGGCACGATCAATACGATCAGCCATAGCTATCAGCGGCAACAGGGCGCCACCCGGGCACTGTTCGACAAGATGCGCGAGGAGTTCGAGGACGCGCTGATGTATCTTGGCCTGAGCGAGGCGCAGGAAGGGGCGCTGATCGAAATCATCAGCAAGACCAACCTGGAGGTGGACCAGCTCTACAGCAGCGGCTTGGCCCTGGATGAGCACATGAGCGCGCTGTACGCCAAGCTGGGGGGCGAGGAGCCGACCGGGCAGGATCAGTCTTGA
- a CDS encoding PhoH family protein, translated as MAGRKKTTACKLFVLDTNVLLHDPTCLYRFEEHDVFIPIITLEELDTHKKGMSEVARNARQASRFLDEIISGNELNIAEGIPLKRASRDAASGKLILQTQAINGTLPSSLPVGKADNQILGIVMALKGYHEGRSVILVSKDINMRIKARALGLEAEDYFNDKVLEDTDVLYTGTREIDQNFWERNSKDIKSWQDHGRSYYQLTGPDMTALYVNQLLWQEGDKPFQARVIQQEGKSAVLETLKDYSHNKNNVWGITARNREQNFALNMLMNPDIDFVTLLGQAGTGKTLLTLAAGLAMTLEQKLYSEIIMTRVTVPVGEDIGFLPGTEEEKMAPWMGALEDNLDVLNKSDDDGGDWGRAATRDLIRSRIKVKSLNFMRGRTFLNKYLIIDEAQNLTPKQMKTLVTRAGPGTKVVCLGNVSQIDTPYLTEGSSGLTYVVDRFKGWGHSAHITLQRGERSRLADYAGEVL; from the coding sequence ATGGCCGGCCGCAAAAAGACCACCGCGTGCAAGCTGTTCGTTCTGGATACCAATGTACTGTTGCACGACCCCACCTGTCTGTACCGCTTTGAAGAACACGATGTGTTCATCCCCATCATCACGCTGGAAGAATTGGACACCCACAAGAAGGGCATGTCCGAAGTCGCCCGCAACGCCCGCCAAGCCAGCCGCTTCCTCGATGAAATCATCAGCGGCAACGAACTCAACATCGCCGAAGGCATCCCCCTCAAACGCGCCAGCCGCGACGCCGCCAGCGGCAAGCTGATCCTGCAGACCCAGGCCATCAACGGCACGCTGCCCTCCTCGCTGCCGGTAGGCAAGGCCGACAACCAGATTCTCGGCATCGTGATGGCGCTCAAGGGCTATCACGAAGGCCGCTCGGTCATCCTGGTGTCCAAAGACATCAATATGCGCATCAAGGCCCGCGCGCTGGGCCTGGAGGCCGAAGACTACTTCAACGACAAGGTGCTGGAAGACACCGACGTGCTGTATACCGGCACCCGCGAAATCGACCAGAACTTCTGGGAGCGCAACAGCAAGGACATCAAGTCCTGGCAAGACCACGGCCGCAGCTACTATCAGCTCACCGGTCCGGACATGACCGCCCTCTACGTCAACCAACTGCTATGGCAGGAAGGCGACAAACCCTTCCAGGCCCGCGTCATCCAGCAAGAAGGCAAGAGCGCGGTGCTGGAAACGCTGAAAGACTACAGCCACAACAAGAACAACGTCTGGGGCATCACCGCGCGCAACCGCGAACAGAACTTCGCGTTGAACATGCTGATGAACCCGGACATCGACTTCGTCACCCTGCTGGGCCAGGCCGGCACCGGCAAAACGCTGCTGACGCTGGCGGCGGGCCTGGCGATGACGCTGGAGCAGAAGCTGTACTCCGAAATCATCATGACCCGCGTCACCGTGCCGGTGGGCGAGGACATCGGCTTTCTGCCCGGCACCGAAGAGGAAAAGATGGCGCCGTGGATGGGCGCGCTGGAAGACAACCTCGATGTGCTGAACAAGAGCGACGACGACGGCGGCGACTGGGGCCGCGCGGCGACGCGCGACCTGATCCGCAGCCGCATCAAGGTGAAAAGCCTCAACTTCATGCGCGGCCGCACCTTCCTCAACAAGTATCTGATCATAGACGAGGCGCAAAACCTGACGCCCAAGCAGATGAAAACCCTAGTCACCCGCGCCGGCCCCGGCACCAAGGTGGTATGCCTGGGCAACGTCAGCCAGATCGACACCCCCTATCTGACGGAAGGCAGCTCCGGCCTGACCTATGTGGTGGACCGCTTCAAGGGCTGGGGCCACTCGGCCCACATCACGCTGCAGCGCGGCGAACGCTCGCGGCTGGCCGATTACGCCGGCGAAGTGCTGTAA
- a CDS encoding flagellin, with amino-acid sequence MALSVNTNLSALSGQYQLDKTQQAKKQILAQLASGSQLNSAADNAANLAISQQLQAQINGNNQALNNTSDGISMVQTADSALSQLQDNTQQIQTLAIQAGDGALNSSNRQALQQQVDQLTQSNSQIVQSAQFNGTPLLSGGNATTFQVGANGTASDQLTVPGINLSSAPAAGGLNGYNANLGATNTIDVTTQANALAAQQNTQADLGTIGSQRSTLGAISNSFNSVINNLQTSNISNQAANSRISDTDFAAATAQLASQQILGQAGTLTQAQANIAPQAALSLLG; translated from the coding sequence ATGGCGCTGTCCGTCAACACCAACCTTTCCGCCTTGTCCGGCCAATATCAGCTCGATAAGACCCAGCAGGCCAAGAAACAGATCCTGGCGCAGCTGGCCTCCGGCTCCCAACTCAACAGCGCCGCGGACAACGCCGCCAATCTGGCCATTTCCCAACAGCTGCAAGCGCAGATCAATGGCAACAATCAGGCCTTGAACAACACCAGCGACGGCATTTCCATGGTGCAAACCGCCGATTCCGCGCTCAGCCAACTGCAAGACAACACCCAGCAAATCCAGACGCTGGCGATCCAGGCCGGCGATGGCGCGCTGAACAGCAGCAACCGCCAGGCGCTGCAGCAGCAAGTGGACCAGCTCACGCAATCCAACTCCCAGATCGTTCAAAGCGCGCAATTCAACGGCACCCCGCTGCTCAGCGGCGGCAACGCCACCACCTTCCAGGTCGGCGCCAACGGCACCGCGTCCGACCAGCTGACCGTGCCCGGCATCAATCTCTCCTCCGCCCCCGCCGCCGGCGGCTTGAATGGCTACAACGCCAACCTTGGCGCCACCAACACCATAGACGTCACCACACAGGCCAACGCGCTGGCGGCGCAACAGAATACCCAGGCGGATCTGGGCACCATAGGCTCTCAACGCAGCACGCTGGGCGCCATCAGCAATAGCTTCAATTCCGTCATCAACAACCTGCAGACTTCCAACATCAGCAATCAGGCTGCCAATAGCCGGATCAGCGATACCGACTTCGCGGCAGCCACCGCGCAACTGGCCTCGCAGCAAATCTTGGGACAGGCGGGCACGCTGACGCAGGCGCAGGCCAATATCGCCCCGCAAGCCGCGCTATCCCTGCTCGGATAA
- the rnk gene encoding nucleoside diphosphate kinase regulator translates to MTTRPAITVSTLDYERLATLLETCDGAHAVAAQLEAELERAEVLEPDAMPANVVTMNSTARIRLGEDQEKQLTLVYPRDADSEQNRISVLAPIGAALLGLSVGQSIDWPTPSGLTHLTILELVYQPEASGDLHR, encoded by the coding sequence ATGACGACACGGCCGGCAATAACAGTTTCCACGCTGGATTACGAGCGCTTGGCCACGCTGTTGGAAACCTGCGATGGCGCCCACGCGGTCGCCGCGCAACTGGAGGCCGAGCTGGAGCGCGCCGAAGTGCTGGAGCCGGACGCCATGCCCGCCAATGTGGTTACCATGAACAGCACCGCCCGCATCCGCCTGGGCGAAGACCAGGAAAAACAGCTCACCCTGGTCTACCCGCGCGACGCGGACAGCGAACAAAACCGCATCTCGGTGCTGGCGCCGATAGGCGCCGCCCTGCTCGGGCTGTCGGTCGGGCAATCCATAGATTGGCCCACGCCTTCCGGCCTCACCCACCTGACTATTCTGGAACTGGTCTACCAGCCGGAAGCCTCCGGCGACCTGCACCGCTAA
- a CDS encoding Hsp70 family protein, whose protein sequence is MNDQNAARACGIDFGTSNSTVGWLRPGQDSMLALEDGKITLPSVVFFNYEEDYARFGRAALAEYMEGYEGRLMRSLKSLLGSSLIDSQTEVQGKALSFRYLLKLFIQELKLRAEAGAGRDFEQVVLGRPVYFVDDNPQADKLAEDTLADIARQVGFKEISFQLEPIAAAFDYESNIQKEELVLIVDIGGGTSDFTLIRLSPERRGHDERRGDILATGGVHVGGTDFDRQLSLHGVMPQFGFKTRLRNNAEMPSSQYFNLATWHTINFAYTRKAWMDLQDVHRDAAEPQKLDRLFKLIQERAGHWLAMEVEAAKIALSDQDSHRILLDPIEKGLSCELGRLDFEDSIAGLLDRVRATVGKLLADAGLKADAVDTVFFTGGSSGVPALRAGVRALLPNAHHVEGNLFGSIGSGLAIEAKKRYG, encoded by the coding sequence GTGAATGACCAAAATGCCGCCCGCGCCTGCGGAATCGACTTTGGCACCTCCAACTCCACCGTGGGCTGGCTGCGCCCGGGCCAGGACAGCATGCTGGCGCTGGAAGACGGCAAGATCACGCTGCCCTCGGTGGTATTCTTCAACTATGAGGAAGACTACGCCCGCTTCGGCCGCGCCGCGCTGGCGGAGTATATGGAAGGCTATGAAGGCCGCTTGATGCGCTCGCTGAAAAGCCTGCTCGGCTCCAGCCTGATAGACAGCCAGACCGAGGTGCAAGGCAAGGCGCTGTCTTTCCGCTACCTGCTCAAACTGTTCATTCAGGAGTTGAAGCTGCGCGCCGAGGCCGGCGCCGGCCGCGATTTCGAGCAAGTGGTGCTGGGCCGCCCGGTGTATTTTGTCGACGACAATCCGCAAGCCGACAAGCTGGCCGAGGACACGCTGGCCGATATCGCCCGCCAGGTCGGCTTCAAGGAAATTTCCTTCCAGTTGGAACCCATCGCGGCGGCTTTCGACTACGAGTCCAACATCCAGAAGGAAGAGCTGGTGCTGATCGTCGACATCGGCGGCGGCACTTCGGACTTCACCTTGATCCGCTTGTCGCCGGAGCGGCGCGGCCATGACGAACGCCGCGGCGACATCCTGGCCACCGGCGGCGTGCACGTCGGCGGCACCGACTTCGACCGCCAGCTCAGCCTGCATGGCGTGATGCCGCAGTTCGGCTTCAAAACCCGGCTGCGCAACAACGCGGAAATGCCGTCCAGCCAGTATTTCAATCTGGCCACCTGGCACACCATCAACTTTGCTTACACCCGCAAGGCCTGGATGGATCTGCAAGACGTGCATCGCGACGCCGCCGAGCCGCAGAAACTGGACCGTTTGTTCAAGCTGATCCAAGAGCGGGCTGGCCACTGGCTGGCCATGGAGGTGGAGGCGGCCAAGATCGCGCTGTCCGATCAGGACAGCCACCGCATCTTGCTGGATCCCATCGAAAAGGGCTTGAGCTGCGAGCTGGGCCGACTGGACTTCGAGGACAGCATCGCGGGCTTGCTGGACCGGGTGCGCGCCACCGTCGGCAAATTGCTGGCGGACGCCGGCCTGAAAGCCGACGCCGTGGACACCGTCTTCTTCACCGGCGGCTCCAGCGGCGTGCCGGCGCTGCGCGCGGGCGTGCGCGCCTTGCTGCCCAACGCGCATCACGTGGAAGGCAATCTGTTCGGCAGCATCGGCAGCGGCCTGGCCATCGAAGCGAAAAAACGCTACGGCTGA
- a CDS encoding Smr/MutS family protein, translating to MKTFKDSLKGLRQTLRQPAPEKAAPPQPAAPEELDFRQLFRDVKPLRTDSRHHHELPKPKPRPRKPSQGPALRASVQQEILQHAIGWFEPPELPHQFARAGMPHATLKRLRQGNWPVCAKLDLHGYDRHQAQDALSLFIHRARQRGQCVKVIHGKGFGSPQGEPVLKKLVRSWLQHHPDVLAFCEAEPGVDGGSLLVLLRRPPAEFQDQG from the coding sequence ATGAAGACCTTCAAGGATTCTTTGAAGGGACTTCGCCAGACGCTGCGGCAGCCCGCCCCTGAAAAGGCGGCGCCGCCGCAGCCCGCTGCGCCCGAGGAACTCGACTTCCGCCAGCTGTTTCGCGACGTCAAGCCGCTGAGAACCGACAGCCGCCACCATCACGAGCTCCCCAAGCCCAAGCCGCGTCCGCGCAAACCCAGCCAGGGTCCGGCGCTGCGCGCCTCTGTTCAGCAAGAAATCCTGCAGCATGCGATAGGCTGGTTCGAACCGCCCGAGCTGCCGCACCAGTTCGCGCGCGCCGGCATGCCGCACGCCACGCTGAAACGGCTGCGCCAGGGCAATTGGCCGGTATGCGCCAAGCTGGACCTGCACGGCTATGACCGCCACCAGGCGCAGGACGCGCTATCGCTGTTCATCCATCGCGCCCGGCAACGCGGCCAATGCGTCAAGGTGATCCATGGCAAAGGATTCGGCTCGCCTCAAGGCGAACCGGTCTTGAAAAAGCTGGTGCGCAGCTGGCTGCAACACCACCCCGACGTGCTGGCCTTCTGCGAAGCCGAACCCGGCGTCGACGGCGGCTCGCTGCTGGTGCTGCTGCGTCGTCCGCCGGCGGAATTTCAAGACCAAGGATAA
- a CDS encoding HD-GYP domain-containing protein, which yields MKAAYDPSGRQVVLIVDDAPESLTQLYGLLKDQYRVLVANGGERAMQIAAGDPLPDLVLLDVMMPGMGGFEVCRRLKAYPRTADIPVIFLTAMGENEDEQQGFDVGAADYIVKPVSPPIVLARVRTHLRAKAASDFLEDKAAFLQSEVERRSRELQLSQDAAIVALASLAETRDQETGNHIRRTQNYVRQLAIQLRHHPRFREQLDEATIDMLYKSAPLHDIGKVGIPDHILLKPGKLTPEEFEIMKTHTTLGRDAIATAEKILDAPSSFLRFAREIAYGHQEKWDGSGYPQGLAGEAIPLSARLMAVADVYDALISRRVYKDPMAHALAVDLIREGSGRHFDPDIVAAFLQIADQFHAIAERYADDGEA from the coding sequence ATGAAAGCAGCTTACGACCCATCCGGGCGGCAGGTGGTGCTGATCGTCGACGACGCGCCTGAAAGCCTGACGCAGCTATATGGTTTGCTTAAGGATCAGTATCGGGTGCTGGTGGCCAATGGCGGCGAGCGGGCGATGCAGATCGCGGCGGGCGATCCCTTGCCGGACCTGGTGCTGCTGGATGTGATGATGCCGGGCATGGGCGGTTTCGAAGTGTGCCGGCGCTTGAAGGCCTATCCTCGCACCGCGGATATTCCCGTCATCTTTCTGACGGCGATGGGCGAAAACGAGGATGAGCAGCAAGGCTTCGATGTCGGCGCCGCCGACTACATCGTCAAGCCGGTCTCTCCGCCTATCGTGCTGGCCCGGGTGCGCACGCACCTGAGGGCCAAGGCCGCCTCAGACTTCCTGGAGGACAAGGCCGCGTTTCTGCAAAGCGAGGTGGAGAGGCGCAGCCGCGAGCTGCAGCTGTCGCAGGATGCCGCCATCGTGGCGCTGGCGTCCCTGGCGGAAACGCGGGATCAGGAAACGGGCAACCATATCCGCCGCACTCAGAATTATGTTCGTCAGCTGGCGATACAGCTGCGGCATCATCCGCGCTTTCGCGAGCAGCTGGACGAGGCCACCATCGACATGCTGTACAAGTCGGCGCCGCTGCACGATATCGGCAAGGTCGGCATTCCGGACCATATCTTGCTGAAGCCGGGCAAGCTGACGCCGGAAGAGTTTGAAATCATGAAAACCCATACCACCTTGGGGCGGGACGCCATCGCCACGGCGGAAAAGATATTGGACGCGCCGAGCAGCTTCCTTCGTTTCGCCCGCGAGATCGCCTATGGCCATCAGGAAAAATGGGATGGCAGCGGCTACCCTCAGGGTTTGGCCGGCGAAGCGATTCCTTTGTCGGCGCGCTTGATGGCGGTGGCCGATGTCTATGACGCGCTGATTTCGCGCCGGGTGTACAAGGACCCGATGGCGCATGCCCTGGCTGTGGACTTGATACGCGAAGGCAGCGGCAGGCATTTCGATCCGGACATCGTAGCGGCTTTTTTGCAGATCGCCGATCAGTTCCACGCCATCGCCGAGCGTTACGCCGACGATGGCGAGGCTTGA
- the map gene encoding type I methionyl aminopeptidase: MSIHIKDANDIEKMRVAGRLASEVLDFITPHIKPGITTEAIDKLCHDYMVKEQGTIPAPLNYAPGGHAPYPKSICTSVNHVICHGIPNDKPLKNGDIVNLDITVIKDGYHGDTSRMFFVGEVSPHAKRLCKITYEAMWKGIEKVKPGATLGDIGYAVQSHAESAGYSVVQEFCGHGIGKQFHEEPQILHYGRPGTGLEIQAGMIFTIEPMINQGKRHLRVLADGWTVVTKDRSLSAQWEHTILVTETGYEILTQSAGTPEKPSFK; this comes from the coding sequence ATGAGCATTCATATCAAAGACGCCAACGACATCGAAAAAATGCGCGTCGCGGGCCGCCTCGCCTCGGAAGTCCTGGACTTCATCACCCCGCACATCAAGCCCGGCATCACCACCGAGGCCATCGACAAGCTGTGCCACGACTACATGGTCAAGGAACAAGGCACCATCCCGGCTCCGCTTAACTACGCGCCCGGCGGCCATGCCCCCTACCCCAAGTCCATCTGCACCTCGGTCAACCACGTCATCTGCCACGGCATTCCCAACGACAAGCCGCTGAAAAACGGCGACATCGTCAACCTGGACATCACCGTGATCAAGGATGGCTATCACGGCGACACCAGCCGCATGTTCTTCGTCGGCGAGGTCAGCCCGCACGCCAAGCGCCTGTGCAAGATCACCTACGAAGCCATGTGGAAAGGCATAGAAAAAGTGAAGCCGGGCGCGACGCTGGGCGATATCGGCTACGCGGTGCAAAGCCATGCCGAGTCGGCGGGCTATAGCGTGGTGCAAGAGTTTTGCGGCCACGGCATCGGCAAGCAGTTCCATGAAGAACCGCAAATCCTGCACTACGGCCGCCCCGGCACCGGACTGGAAATCCAGGCCGGCATGATCTTCACCATCGAGCCGATGATCAACCAGGGCAAGCGCCATCTGCGCGTGCTGGCGGATGGCTGGACCGTGGTGACCAAGGACCGCAGCCTGTCGGCGCAGTGGGAGCACACCATACTGGTCACCGAAACCGGTTATGAAATCCTGACCCAGTCCGCCGGCACCCCGGAGAAGCCCAGCTTCAAGTAA